The following proteins come from a genomic window of Helicobacter canadensis MIT 98-5491:
- a CDS encoding amidohydrolase family protein: MLIKGAMICDANGEYKGDIRIKEDKITEINRSIIAHDSEEILEANGLVAMPSAIDLNVQLQNFNKENLINLSHKAALGGISLLALTPNFPNSFSAELGMELLNTLQDSFEAQILGLIQNSFENISTLHKKGAKGIYAKSSQDGNALRIACEFALMFDIPIFFECEDVSLSTNGVMNEGNLSSKLGLLGISELSETKEVAMISELVRFMGTKSVFNAIASIRSLEILKNIKKLHSNLFTQTSIHHLILTENHCNNYNTLAKIKPPLKSEETRSKLLNYLKTMDIDLLTSLQFSQPLAQKDLPFDEAAFGIDMIEYFIPMCYTLMVKTMHMTLKDLSRILSFNPANIMGLNNYGLLKEGYYADLVLFDPKETQVIDNIESPYYDWVFSGKIKGHFIKGKRVF, from the coding sequence ATGCTGATTAAAGGGGCGATGATTTGTGATGCAAATGGCGAATACAAAGGTGATATTCGCATAAAAGAGGATAAAATTACAGAAATAAACCGTAGCATTATAGCTCACGATTCCGAAGAAATTTTAGAAGCAAATGGCTTAGTGGCTATGCCAAGTGCTATCGATTTAAATGTGCAACTCCAAAACTTCAACAAAGAAAATCTTATCAATCTTTCCCATAAAGCTGCATTGGGGGGAATTAGCCTTTTAGCCCTTACGCCTAATTTCCCAAATTCCTTTAGCGCAGAACTTGGAATGGAACTTCTTAACACTCTTCAAGATTCTTTTGAAGCACAAATCTTGGGGCTTATTCAAAATAGCTTTGAAAACATTTCCACTCTCCATAAAAAAGGTGCAAAGGGAATCTATGCAAAATCTAGCCAAGATGGAAATGCCTTGCGTATTGCCTGTGAATTTGCCTTAATGTTTGATATTCCAATATTTTTTGAATGTGAAGATGTCTCACTAAGCACTAATGGCGTTATGAACGAAGGGAATCTTAGCAGCAAACTCGGACTCTTGGGGATTAGTGAGCTTAGCGAAACTAAAGAAGTTGCTATGATTAGCGAACTAGTTCGCTTTATGGGAACTAAATCTGTTTTTAATGCCATTGCCTCAATCCGAAGTCTTGAGATACTAAAAAATATCAAAAAACTACATTCTAATCTCTTTACTCAAACCTCTATCCATCATTTAATCCTCACTGAAAATCATTGCAATAATTACAACACTCTTGCAAAAATAAAACCCCCTTTAAAGTCCGAAGAAACTCGCTCAAAGTTGCTAAACTATTTAAAGACAATGGATATTGACTTGCTCACTTCCTTGCAATTTTCTCAACCTCTAGCCCAAAAAGATTTGCCTTTTGATGAAGCTGCCTTTGGGATTGATATGATTGAATATTTTATACCAATGTGCTACACACTAATGGTTAAAACAATGCATATGACTTTAAAAGATCTTAGCAGAATTCTTTCATTTAATCCTGCTAATATTATGGGATTAAATAATTATGGACTCCTAAAGGAAGGCTATTATGCAGATCTGGTTCTTTTTGATCCTAAAGAAACTCAAGTGATTGATAACATAGAATCACCTTATTATGATTGGGTTTTCTCCGGAAAAATAAAGGGGCATTTCATTAAAGGAAAAAGAGTTTTTTAA
- the pyrC gene encoding dihydroorotase translates to MNTITLQSPFDMHLHLRDGEMLQNVIEYTASCFSAALVMPNLNPPIFDVQSALAYKQRILQASQSKDFEPLMSLYLNENLNKEELQTAKNNGIFILKLYPKGSTTGSENGVSEILSPKILEILEIAQEIGMILSIHGESNGFVLEREVEFHPIFEYLATNFPKLKIIFEHLSDRRSITLVEKYENLFATLTLHHISLNLDNVIGDMLNPHYFCKPILKTKKDQESLLQIALNAHKKFSFGSDSAPHPKINKESKKGAAGIFSAPILLPALAQIFDTHNALENLESFVSLNASQIYNLPRTNKQITLIKKPMQIKEELSGIVPMFAGNTLEWSLA, encoded by the coding sequence ATGAATACTATTACTCTACAATCTCCCTTTGATATGCATCTGCATTTGCGTGATGGAGAAATGCTACAAAATGTCATAGAATACACTGCTAGTTGCTTTAGTGCTGCACTTGTTATGCCAAACCTCAATCCTCCTATTTTTGATGTCCAATCTGCTTTAGCATACAAACAAAGAATCTTGCAAGCCTCACAATCAAAAGATTTTGAACCCTTAATGTCACTATACCTCAATGAAAACCTTAATAAAGAAGAATTGCAAACTGCTAAAAACAATGGAATCTTTATTCTCAAACTTTATCCAAAAGGATCAACCACCGGAAGTGAAAATGGTGTCAGTGAGATTCTTAGCCCAAAAATCCTAGAAATCTTGGAAATAGCCCAAGAAATAGGAATGATTCTAAGCATTCATGGAGAAAGCAATGGATTTGTGTTAGAGCGAGAGGTTGAATTTCATCCCATTTTTGAATACCTTGCAACCAATTTCCCAAAACTCAAAATTATTTTTGAGCATCTAAGCGATAGGCGTTCAATTACTCTTGTAGAAAAATATGAAAATCTTTTTGCCACGCTTACTTTGCACCACATTTCATTAAATTTAGATAATGTGATTGGAGACATGTTAAATCCACATTATTTCTGCAAACCAATTTTAAAAACAAAAAAAGATCAAGAATCTTTGCTACAAATCGCACTTAATGCACACAAAAAATTCTCATTTGGGAGCGATTCAGCACCGCATCCTAAAATCAATAAAGAAAGCAAGAAGGGTGCTGCAGGAATTTTTAGTGCGCCTATTTTACTTCCAGCTCTCGCACAAATTTTTGATACGCATAATGCATTAGAAAATCTTGAATCTTTTGTCAGTCTTAATGCAAGCCAAATTTACAATCTACCTCGCACCAACAAACAAATTACTCTTATTAAAAAACCAATGCAAATTAAAGAAGAGTTAAGTGGCATTGTCCCTATGTTTGCTGGAAATACTCTAGAATGGAGTCTAGCTTAA
- a CDS encoding glycosyltransferase family 9 protein: MKILIIKIAYIGDVLLTTPLFYNLKQYYGESCTLDILVNEGTQGILSMQYLNAIHTLKRSQNKLQRIKDDLKLLRTIKKAKYDMVISLTAGDRSAFLAFWSGAKIRVGFPPKAFWAKNIYTLKLTQKYQHTLENNLEALRILNIPILSKKVLPKISQETKKLHNLPQTFIHLHLFSRCFYKCLNDSFCAKIIDFITHHYSTNCILTAANDPKESKKLQNILKLCQSKPLFFDGTLTLAEVSLLNSKALAFIGVDTGIMHLSAANDTPTFAFFGPSYVKVWGPWDNALESSTYTNSNGIQQMGKHYVYQEDFQCVPCGKEGCNDSQKSDCLLNKLNETKALQSLKGFLDPLFQSKLNNK; the protein is encoded by the coding sequence ATGAAAATTTTAATTATTAAAATTGCCTATATTGGGGATGTTTTATTAACTACCCCACTTTTTTACAATCTCAAACAATATTACGGAGAATCTTGCACTTTAGATATACTTGTTAATGAAGGCACTCAAGGCATTCTCTCTATGCAATACCTAAATGCAATACACACCCTAAAGAGAAGCCAAAATAAACTCCAAAGAATCAAAGATGATTTAAAACTCCTAAGAACTATCAAAAAAGCAAAATATGATATGGTAATTTCTCTAACTGCCGGCGATAGAAGCGCCTTTTTAGCATTTTGGAGTGGTGCAAAAATACGCGTTGGATTCCCTCCCAAAGCGTTTTGGGCAAAAAATATCTACACACTCAAACTCACACAAAAATACCAACACACCCTAGAAAATAATCTTGAAGCCCTAAGAATCTTAAATATCCCTATTCTCTCTAAAAAAGTTCTCCCTAAAATCTCACAAGAAACAAAAAAACTTCACAATCTACCACAAACTTTTATTCATTTGCATCTTTTTAGTCGTTGTTTCTATAAATGCCTTAATGATTCTTTTTGTGCCAAAATAATTGACTTTATCACGCATCATTATTCGACAAATTGTATCCTCACTGCTGCTAATGACCCAAAAGAATCTAAAAAACTTCAAAACATCTTAAAGCTCTGCCAAAGCAAACCTCTCTTTTTTGATGGGACATTAACCTTAGCTGAAGTCTCTCTTTTAAACTCTAAAGCCTTGGCTTTTATTGGAGTTGATACTGGCATTATGCATCTCTCTGCTGCAAATGACACCCCCACTTTTGCTTTTTTTGGTCCAAGCTATGTTAAGGTTTGGGGACCATGGGATAATGCCCTAGAATCTAGCACCTATACTAATTCTAATGGAATCCAACAAATGGGCAAACACTATGTTTATCAAGAAGATTTTCAATGCGTCCCTTGCGGCAAAGAAGGTTGCAATGATTCTCAAAAAAGCGATTGTTTGTTAAATAAACTTAACGAGACAAAGGCACTGCAAAGCTTGAAAGGCTTTTTAGATCCTTTATTTCAATCAAAATTAAACAATAAATGA
- a CDS encoding Ppx/GppA phosphatase family protein translates to MAKITAIIDIGSNSARMAIFEKTSHFGFHLLYETKSKVRISESTYEHNGFLQEIPMQRAIDALQDFLWIAKLHKTRKIICVATSALRDAPNRNIFLQQARKIGLNVKVINGEKEAYFGAIAALNLLPYKEGITIDIGGGSTECALIQNHKIIDKISLNLGTIRLKELFFDKGDYKGARNFVLESLKSIPDHFKNARIFGIGGTARALSKAIQKQINYPLDTLHGFEYHFKDYHHFFKTIYTSPQEDLLHLNIKEDRLDSIQGGALIFHLALELFEAKTIVTSGVGVREGVFLSDLLRHHNQHFPNNFNPSVRNLKDRFIKNHQQSNITKKLALKLFRAQESLKLLNPNLKNHLSVAAELCNIGIALNFYEKNHHSNYILLNALNYALSHEDRLIIATLVRFNNKKIPEDLAYKNLLPPLDVLRILSFFVGLSEILSYNQQPELFTFIFLENENNILQIIHPNISYLIREKLKKLTPPKTIQIELC, encoded by the coding sequence ATGGCAAAAATCACTGCAATCATCGACATTGGTTCAAATTCCGCAAGAATGGCTATTTTTGAAAAAACGAGCCATTTTGGATTCCACTTACTTTATGAAACTAAAAGTAAAGTAAGAATCTCTGAATCCACTTATGAACACAATGGCTTTTTACAAGAAATTCCAATGCAAAGAGCCATCGATGCTTTGCAGGATTTTTTATGGATTGCCAAACTCCATAAAACGCGAAAAATTATCTGCGTTGCCACATCTGCCCTAAGAGATGCTCCAAATCGAAACATTTTTTTGCAACAAGCTAGAAAAATTGGCTTAAATGTAAAAGTTATCAATGGAGAAAAAGAAGCCTATTTTGGGGCAATTGCTGCCTTAAATTTATTGCCTTACAAAGAAGGCATCACCATTGATATTGGTGGCGGAAGCACTGAATGTGCGTTAATACAAAATCACAAAATTATCGATAAAATCTCCCTTAATCTTGGCACAATCCGCTTAAAAGAACTTTTTTTTGATAAGGGTGATTACAAAGGAGCAAGAAATTTCGTTTTAGAAAGCCTAAAAAGCATTCCAGATCACTTTAAAAACGCTAGAATCTTTGGAATTGGTGGCACTGCAAGAGCGCTTAGTAAAGCTATTCAAAAACAAATTAACTATCCCTTAGACACGCTTCATGGCTTTGAATATCACTTTAAAGATTATCATCATTTTTTTAAAACAATTTACACAAGCCCACAAGAAGATTTATTGCATCTAAACATCAAAGAAGATCGCTTAGATTCTATTCAAGGTGGGGCTTTGATTTTTCATTTGGCTTTGGAGCTTTTTGAAGCTAAAACTATCGTAACAAGTGGAGTTGGAGTGCGAGAAGGCGTTTTTTTAAGCGATCTTTTGCGCCACCACAATCAACATTTTCCCAATAATTTCAATCCAAGTGTGAGAAATCTCAAAGATCGATTCATTAAAAATCATCAACAATCTAACATCACCAAAAAATTAGCCCTAAAGCTTTTTAGAGCGCAAGAATCCTTAAAACTCCTTAATCCAAATCTTAAAAATCATCTCAGTGTCGCTGCAGAACTCTGTAATATCGGCATTGCACTTAATTTTTATGAAAAAAATCATCATAGCAATTATATTTTATTAAATGCACTAAATTACGCATTAAGCCACGAAGATAGACTAATTATCGCTACCCTTGTTCGTTTTAATAATAAAAAAATCCCCGAAGATTTAGCCTATAAGAATCTCTTACCACCCCTAGATGTCTTGCGAATCTTAAGCTTTTTTGTTGGACTTTCAGAGATTCTTAGCTACAACCAACAACCCGAACTTTTTACTTTTATTTTTTTAGAAAATGAAAACAATATTCTTCAAATCATTCATCCCAATATTTCTTATCTCATAAGAGAAAAACTTAAAAAACTAACACCTCCAAAAACAATACAAATAGAACTATGCTAA
- a CDS encoding lipid A biosynthesis lauroyl acyltransferase yields the protein MKRFLLFSFLKCLGYLFLYMPHFLRLGFAKTIALILFLLDRRRKFDLLTNLDFAYDHTLSPLQKKEILKTNYLNLVYNSISFFMLSVSNKAQILDSIKIDKPKIIQKLLETNTKIVFVTAHFGNWEYTTPAFSCYFNHKITAVARMTPYPLINEYLIKVRSKFNITILDKRGAAIPLAKALKKDGVVGIVTDQNTTSKEGELVDFFGKKVRHTPIASLLARKFDAKIIHFIAYYSKDYRKILIKILPPIEFQKTDDAQSDIHNLTQIQSDILEQIIRENPKEWLWFHKKFKNQYPEIYKAKK from the coding sequence ATGAAAAGATTCTTGTTATTTTCTTTTTTAAAATGTCTTGGTTATCTTTTCTTATATATGCCCCATTTTTTACGCTTAGGCTTTGCCAAAACAATCGCCCTAATCCTTTTTTTGCTTGATAGAAGGCGTAAATTTGATCTTCTTACAAACCTTGATTTTGCCTATGATCACACCCTTTCTCCCTTGCAAAAAAAAGAAATTTTAAAAACCAATTATCTCAATTTGGTTTATAATAGCATTAGTTTTTTTATGCTCTCTGTTAGCAATAAAGCTCAAATTTTAGATTCAATCAAAATTGATAAACCTAAAATCATCCAAAAGCTTCTTGAAACTAACACCAAGATTGTTTTTGTAACTGCTCATTTTGGGAATTGGGAATACACTACTCCTGCATTCTCTTGCTATTTTAATCATAAAATTACTGCTGTGGCACGTATGACTCCTTATCCGCTTATTAATGAATATCTCATCAAAGTTCGCTCTAAATTTAATATTACTATTTTAGATAAAAGAGGTGCTGCAATCCCTCTTGCTAAAGCACTTAAAAAAGATGGAGTAGTAGGAATCGTAACCGATCAAAATACCACCTCTAAAGAAGGTGAATTAGTAGATTTCTTTGGCAAAAAAGTGCGTCATACACCCATTGCCTCACTCCTTGCAAGAAAATTTGATGCAAAAATCATTCATTTTATTGCTTATTATTCTAAAGATTACAGAAAGATTCTCATTAAAATTCTACCCCCCATTGAATTTCAAAAGACAGATGATGCACAAAGCGATATTCACAATCTCACTCAAATTCAAAGCGATATTTTAGAGCAGATTATCAGAGAAAATCCAAAAGAATGGTTGTGGTTTCATAAAAAATTCAAGAATCAATACCCAGAAATTTATAAGGCTAAAAAATGA
- a CDS encoding YfhL family 4Fe-4S dicluster ferredoxin produces MSLMINEECIACDACREECPNEAIDEGDPYYIIDPELCTECYGFYDEPACLSVCPVDAIVSDPDNIESLEELKFKYSQIHKEN; encoded by the coding sequence ATGTCTTTAATGATTAATGAAGAATGTATCGCTTGTGATGCTTGTCGTGAAGAATGTCCGAATGAAGCGATTGATGAGGGAGATCCTTATTACATCATCGATCCAGAGCTTTGCACTGAATGCTATGGCTTTTATGATGAACCCGCTTGTTTATCTGTTTGTCCTGTAGATGCGATTGTCTCTGATCCTGATAATATCGAATCGCTTGAAGAATTAAAATTCAAATATTCTCAAATCCACAAAGAAAATTAA
- the mqnF gene encoding aminofutalosine deaminase family hydrolase, translating to MYLIGADSLLLCDESFTTLKKGGIYFNEKEILEIDLYENLQNKPAKYQQYYHNCVITPTLSNLHLHLEFSQNKGVLEFGNFGKWLDSVIKNRDSLMDDSLQTQMQQEIQNLLKSGVGFVGAISSYGYDLEILANSPLRTFYFNEVMGSKPEILDALYQNLLARLEESKKFASQKFFPALAIHSPYSVHPALLKQALNLAKTQNLPLSVHFLESKEEREWLESKTGYFQNFFKKFFNAQMQPFYTPSEFLESLKTLKPYFVHCLEATHQELEAIAKMQGHIISCVKSNRLLNNKVLDLNLCKKLGIHPIFATDGKSSNDSLSLLDELRTALYVYANEDLESLAKTLLLGVTYYAHKNNPLGIKTGSLQKGFLPDFAIFKLNTKHQSALDLLLYAKEAKALYISGKQII from the coding sequence ATGTATTTAATAGGGGCTGATTCTTTATTGCTTTGCGATGAAAGCTTTACAACATTAAAAAAAGGTGGAATCTATTTTAACGAAAAAGAAATTTTAGAGATTGATTTGTATGAAAACCTGCAAAACAAACCTGCAAAATACCAACAATATTACCATAATTGCGTGATTACTCCAACTCTCTCTAACCTCCATTTGCATTTAGAGTTTAGTCAAAATAAGGGGGTTTTGGAATTTGGGAATTTTGGGAAATGGCTTGATAGTGTGATAAAAAATCGCGATTCTTTAATGGATGATTCACTTCAAACACAAATGCAGCAAGAAATCCAAAATTTACTCAAAAGTGGTGTAGGTTTTGTAGGTGCAATTTCAAGCTATGGTTATGACTTAGAAATACTAGCCAATAGCCCTTTACGCACATTTTATTTCAATGAAGTTATGGGCTCTAAGCCTGAAATTTTGGATGCACTTTATCAAAATCTCCTTGCAAGGCTAGAAGAATCTAAAAAATTTGCTTCGCAAAAGTTTTTTCCTGCTCTTGCTATTCATTCACCCTATTCTGTGCATCCTGCCTTACTTAAACAAGCCCTTAACTTAGCAAAAACACAGAATCTACCACTAAGCGTTCATTTTTTAGAATCCAAAGAAGAAAGAGAATGGCTAGAATCCAAAACAGGATATTTTCAAAACTTTTTTAAAAAATTTTTCAACGCCCAAATGCAGCCCTTTTATACCCCCAGTGAATTCTTAGAATCTTTAAAAACACTAAAACCCTACTTTGTGCATTGTCTAGAAGCCACCCATCAAGAATTAGAAGCTATCGCAAAAATGCAAGGGCATATCATTTCTTGCGTGAAATCAAATCGCCTTTTAAACAATAAAGTATTAGATTTAAATCTTTGCAAAAAGCTTGGAATTCATCCTATTTTTGCCACCGATGGCAAAAGCTCCAATGATTCGCTCTCACTCCTTGATGAACTCCGCACTGCCTTATATGTTTATGCCAATGAAGATTTAGAATCACTAGCTAAAACTCTCCTTTTAGGAGTTACTTATTATGCTCACAAAAATAATCCACTCGGAATAAAAACAGGCTCACTCCAAAAGGGATTTTTGCCTGATTTTGCCATTTTTAAACTAAATACCAAACACCAAAGCGCACTTGATCTTTTGCTCTATGCAAAAGAAGCCAAAGCTCTTTATATTAGCGGAAAACAAATCATTTAA
- a CDS encoding phosphomannomutase/phosphoglucomutase, translating into MEKLTIFREYDIRGIYNQDLTQDNVIKIGFLLGEELKKRGGKTLGVGYDARVHSPIIFDWLCSGIGASGITTYNLGQIPTPVGYFALYTDFNGLSLDGSIIITGSHNPPQYNGFKITLLKQPFFGEDIYKLEQDFYSLQTPKVKIETPQKLNALEKYIDFLSQEFQHLKGLNIPINLDCGNGIAGVGIVEILKKLELKFEGLYLNPDGTFPNHHPDPSEEKNLEDLKKLVAKKGGIGFAFDGDGDRLALIKGDKVYKGDELAIIFAQKIPNPIIIGEVKCSLNMFESINKIGKAIMYKTGHSNLKIKLKETNAHLAFEVSGHIFFNDRYFGFDDATYAALRVLELIKEDGLEFDKILQTLPKLYSTDEMKIPTTEEKKFQIIQQLKETLKNPPKDFPEIVEIIDIDGLRVIFKEGWGLIRASNTTPMLVTRFEAKNELAKEIYQNALLGLLKKDL; encoded by the coding sequence ATGGAAAAATTAACAATCTTTAGGGAATATGACATTCGCGGAATTTACAACCAAGACTTAACTCAAGACAATGTCATTAAAATTGGCTTTCTTTTGGGAGAAGAACTTAAAAAAAGAGGAGGAAAAACTCTGGGGGTGGGTTATGATGCAAGGGTGCATTCTCCTATTATTTTTGATTGGCTATGCAGTGGAATTGGTGCAAGTGGAATCACCACCTACAACCTAGGTCAAATTCCAACACCTGTTGGTTATTTTGCGCTTTATACTGATTTTAATGGATTAAGCCTTGATGGTAGCATTATAATCACAGGATCGCACAATCCGCCACAATACAATGGCTTTAAAATCACACTCTTAAAGCAACCTTTTTTTGGAGAAGACATTTACAAACTCGAGCAAGATTTCTACTCTTTGCAAACTCCAAAAGTCAAAATAGAAACACCCCAAAAGCTAAATGCATTGGAAAAATACATTGATTTTCTCTCTCAAGAGTTTCAACATCTAAAAGGCTTAAATATCCCCATTAACTTAGATTGCGGAAATGGAATTGCAGGAGTTGGGATTGTCGAGATTCTAAAAAAATTAGAGCTTAAATTTGAAGGTTTATATCTTAACCCAGATGGAACTTTTCCAAACCACCATCCAGATCCAAGCGAAGAGAAAAATTTAGAAGATCTTAAAAAATTAGTAGCAAAAAAGGGCGGAATTGGTTTTGCCTTTGATGGAGATGGCGATAGATTAGCACTCATTAAGGGCGATAAAGTTTATAAAGGTGATGAATTGGCAATCATTTTTGCACAAAAAATCCCAAATCCTATCATCATTGGGGAAGTTAAATGCTCTTTGAATATGTTTGAATCCATTAATAAAATTGGGAAAGCAATTATGTATAAAACAGGGCATAGTAACCTTAAAATCAAACTCAAAGAAACTAATGCTCACCTTGCTTTTGAAGTAAGCGGACATATTTTCTTTAATGATCGATACTTTGGCTTTGATGATGCCACTTACGCTGCATTGCGAGTTTTAGAACTCATTAAAGAAGATGGATTGGAATTTGACAAAATTCTTCAAACTCTTCCAAAACTCTATTCCACCGATGAAATGAAAATTCCAACTACTGAAGAAAAGAAATTTCAAATCATTCAACAACTCAAAGAAACGCTCAAAAATCCTCCCAAAGATTTCCCAGAAATCGTAGAAATTATTGATATTGATGGATTAAGAGTTATTTTTAAAGAGGGTTGGGGATTAATTAGAGCAAGCAACACAACACCTATGCTAGTAACACGCTTTGAAGCAAAAAATGAACTCGCAAAAGAAATTTATCAAAATGCCCTTTTGGGGTTACTTAAAAAGGATTTATAA
- the waaC gene encoding lipopolysaccharide heptosyltransferase I gives MLKPLKIAFVRLTAMGDIIHSASILPLLHQTLSQHYQPTFHWYVDLEFQEILQDSPYINKLIALPLKKSLKNKNFKALYAIYQTLRLESYDIVIDLQGLLKSAIIGKFLVSKQYIGFSFKSAKESLASLFYNKTIQIPYQEHILLRNATLAFSAFNLPIPDIQTLLNPKSFLGFNPNLAPKLNQNSAKILLVLETSKPNKTYPQHLFLELTKLFNTANLSPILLSHKSTITHSTLNFQSFSNLSLNAIKALVAQMDLVIGGDTGITHLAWALKRPSITLFGATPPSRFSLQTKQNCYLMANPNANYDKQDFSIQKISPKEIFDLAITLLKGKI, from the coding sequence ATGCTAAAACCTCTTAAAATAGCCTTTGTGCGCCTTACTGCAATGGGAGATATTATCCATAGTGCCAGTATTTTACCCCTCTTACACCAAACACTTTCTCAACACTATCAACCCACATTTCATTGGTATGTTGATTTAGAATTCCAAGAAATCTTGCAAGATTCTCCTTATATTAACAAACTCATTGCTCTTCCACTCAAAAAAAGTCTGAAAAATAAAAATTTTAAAGCCCTCTATGCTATCTATCAAACCCTAAGACTTGAATCATATGACATCGTAATTGACCTTCAAGGATTGCTTAAATCAGCCATTATTGGTAAATTTTTAGTTTCTAAACAATATATTGGTTTTAGTTTTAAAAGCGCTAAAGAATCTTTAGCTTCCTTGTTTTATAATAAAACCATACAAATCCCCTACCAAGAACATATTCTCTTACGCAATGCCACACTTGCTTTTAGTGCCTTTAATCTCCCTATCCCCGATATTCAAACGCTTCTTAACCCCAAGTCTTTTTTGGGTTTTAATCCGAATTTAGCCCCAAAGCTCAATCAAAATTCTGCTAAGATTCTTCTTGTGCTTGAAACTTCAAAACCCAACAAAACCTATCCACAACATCTTTTTTTAGAACTTACAAAACTTTTTAATACCGCTAATCTCTCACCCATTCTCCTAAGCCACAAAAGCACTATAACCCATTCTACACTTAATTTTCAATCCTTTAGCAATCTTAGCTTAAATGCCATAAAAGCACTTGTAGCACAAATGGATTTAGTCATCGGTGGAGACACTGGAATCACACATTTAGCTTGGGCTTTAAAGCGACCCTCTATCACACTCTTTGGTGCCACTCCCCCAAGCCGATTCAGCCTCCAAACCAAACAAAATTGCTATCTTATGGCAAATCCTAATGCTAATTACGATAAGCAAGATTTTAGCATTCAAAAGATTTCACCAAAAGAGATTTTTGACCTAGCAATCACCCTCTTAAAAGGAAAAATATGA
- a CDS encoding mechanosensitive ion channel family protein — protein sequence MQEKIEAKIILLTDKFIEWLIGFIPHLISAIVIMVCGYYIARLFSKYTEQAIVKTTKDETLGVFLKNVVFVGILLLTFITALTNLGVKTTSIIAVLGTAGLAIALSLKDSLSNLASGIILVILRRFNRGDTINVNSIIGKVDSINLFETKLTTPDNQVIIMPNSLLVSSPIINVNINSTRRMDLIFGIDYGSNLAKAKQILEEIFTQDELVLEDPMPVVGVHALNASSVDLLVRFWVKTENYFQANITLPQKVKATFEQQGIEIPYNKLDININPAQTPLLEGKK from the coding sequence ATGCAAGAGAAAATAGAAGCAAAAATTATTTTATTAACTGATAAATTTATAGAATGGCTTATTGGATTCATTCCTCATCTAATTAGTGCTATTGTCATTATGGTTTGCGGATATTATATTGCGCGTCTCTTTTCAAAATATACCGAACAAGCTATCGTTAAAACAACCAAAGATGAAACTTTAGGAGTTTTTCTAAAAAATGTTGTTTTTGTGGGGATTTTACTGCTTACTTTTATTACTGCACTAACCAATCTTGGTGTCAAAACAACTTCTATTATTGCTGTTTTGGGAACTGCTGGTTTAGCAATTGCCCTTTCTTTAAAGGATTCTTTATCCAATCTTGCTAGTGGAATCATCTTAGTTATTTTAAGAAGATTTAATCGTGGTGATACTATTAATGTGAATTCTATCATAGGGAAAGTTGATTCAATTAATCTCTTTGAAACCAAACTCACTACCCCAGATAATCAAGTAATCATTATGCCAAACTCCTTGTTAGTTTCCTCACCTATTATCAATGTCAATATTAATTCAACAAGGCGTATGGATTTGATTTTTGGGATTGATTATGGGAGCAATTTAGCTAAAGCTAAACAAATTTTAGAAGAAATTTTTACCCAAGATGAATTGGTTTTAGAAGATCCAATGCCTGTTGTTGGCGTGCATGCTTTAAATGCTAGTAGCGTAGATTTACTTGTGCGTTTTTGGGTTAAAACTGAAAACTACTTTCAAGCCAATATTACACTTCCCCAAAAAGTCAAAGCTACTTTTGAGCAGCAAGGCATTGAAATCCCTTACAATAAACTTGATATTAACATTAATCCCGCACAAACACCTTTACTTGAAGGTAAAAAATAA